CGAGCTTTTGGGCGACTTTGTGAATATGGATAATCAGCGGACAAGTCGCGTCGATGACCTTCAATCCGCTACGGCGAGCCGTTTCCCGAATTCCTTTGGGAGTTCCATGAGAACGGAACAAAACGGGTTTAGCCGAATCCACCTCATCCAAACTTTTAACAATTCTCACTCCGGCATTTTTCAAAATTTCAATAACAGTTTCGTTATGAACAATCTCGCCAAGCATCTGGACTTCGCCATATTTCTTAGCAGATTCAAGCGCCATTTCGACAGCGCGTTGAACTCCTAAACAAAAACCTGAACTTTTTGCTATTGTGATTCGTCGTTTCATTTTTCATTCACTGATTTTAGCCGTTGTGATCATTTTCTGCGCCTGATATTTTCCCTTTTTATCGGCGTAGGAAATTTGGCAGATTTCGTCGCTCTCCAGAAAAATGACTTGAGCGATTCCTTCCATTGCGTACAGTTTGACCGGAAGTGGCGATGTATTGGAAATCGAAATCGTCACAAAACCTTCCCATTCCGGCTCAAACGGCGTCACATTCACGATCACACCACACCGTGCATAAGTCGATTTTCCCGATGTGATTGTAATGATGTTTCTAGGAATTCTGAAATATTCGACGCTTCTCGCCAATATGAAAGAATTTGCCGGAATAATACACTCTTTCCCCACAAATATCTCAAAAAAATCATCACAAAAATTCTTTGGATCAAGAATTTTAGATCCGGCGCCGCGAAAGATTTTAAATTCGTCCGCAATTCTCATGTCATAGCCGTAAGCTGAGACGCCGTATGAGATGACGCCTTTAGAAACCTGATCCTTCTCGAACGGTTCGATCATGCCGTAATTTTCAGACATCTCCTGTATCCAGCGATCCGATTTAACGCTCAATTTTGCACGCCTTCTATTTCATCATTATGTAAAAAGAGTTTCCTCAGTTCAGTTAGAACTGCCGATACAGATTCCTTTAATGGCATCTCAACGGTCGCTCCAGCCGCGAAAGCATGTCCGCCACCGTTAAATTTTGAAGCCACACCGTTTATAACATAGTTACCTTTGGAACGTAAACTGATGCGAATACAGTTCGGTCGCGTTTCCAAAAAAACGATAGAGGCTTCAACGCCGCGAATTGACCGAATCGCTTCAGGAAATCCGTCGATTTCTTCCATTAACGCACCTGCTTTTTTGATCTGTTCATTCGATACGACAGCCCAAGCAAGTTTGCCATCAAATTCATAATGAATATCCTGAAAAAGCATACCGATTAACCGCATGCGACCCGGTGAGTAATTCTCATAGATTTGCGAAAATATTTTAGACGGAATGACGCCACGTGCTACTAAATCAGAGGCCATAGAAAATGCCTCGGATGTCGTATTTTGATAGCAAAATGAACCGGTGTCCGTCATCAGCCCGATATAAAGTACCTCGGCAACCGGCAAGTCGATCAGATTCGTATCTATCGTCTGGATGAGTTCATATACTAACGAAGCCGCTGATGGCGCGTTTTCATCAACGACTTTAAATGTAAAATGCAAATGTTCGCCAGGATGGTGATCAATGCAGATCATTGGAATATTTCTGGCTAACAGTACACTGCTCAGATTTCCAATGCGCTCTGGCTTTTCGACGTCAGCCATGATGATCAAATCGATTTGGCTGATCATGTCATGATGAATTGCCAAATCATATCTTTGAAAAATACCCCCCTCGTTCATTAAAGAATATTCGTAAGGCAGAACATCCGAATTCAGAATGATGGGGTTTTTCCCGAGCTTCTTCAAAACATGGAAAAGCGCGGCAATCGACCCCAATCCATCTCCGTCGGGATTGACATGTGACGATAACAGGATTCTGTCATGTTCATTAATTAGGCGTATGATCGGGCGCCAGTCGTGCTTCTGCATAAACTCTTTCTATTTAAAAACGAAAGAAATTTACTTTTTTATTCGTTAAAGTCAAATTGCCCTCCGTCGCATTCCCGTTTTTTCATCACATAACGTTTCAACGGATCGAGTTCCATTTTGCGAAGCCGTACGCTCTGCGGTGTCACCTCGACCAGTTCATCTTCGGCTATAAATTCGATGGATTGATCAAGCGTTAAAATGCGCGGCGGCCGTAAAGTCACTGTAGCATCAGATGTCGATGCGCGCATGTTGGTCAGTTTCTTTTCGCGGGCGATGTTTACATTCATGTCCATAGGCCGATTACGTTCTCCGATAATCATCCCACAATAAACTTCCGTTCCGGGAGCGACAAACAGTTCACCACGATCTACCATTCCAAAACTCGCATACGCGGTGACTCTTCCCTGTCTGTCGGCAACCATCGCCCCGGTTGATCGTTGCGGAATTGCTCCAAACCACGGTTCGTAACCTTCAATAAGTGTGTTCATCACACCCATGCCACGCGTGTCCGTAAGAAATTGACTTCGGAAACCGATCAATCCTCGCGTCGGAATAACGATCTCCAAATTGACCCGCCCGCTTCCGGTGTTTGTCAATTTAGTCATACGACCTTTTCGAATAGAAAGCTTTTCCGTAACAACGCCGATATATTCTTGCGGCACGTCGATAAAAACCCGTTCAACCGGTTCAAAAACTTTTCCATCACGTTGAATCGTGATGACGCGTGGTTTTGAAACCATTAAGGCATAACCTTCACGACGCATCGTTTCAATTAAAATCGCCATTTGTAATTCGCCGCGTCCGCAGACTTCAAAAGCATCGCTACGTTCTTTTATTGGGTTCACCTGAATAGCAATATTTCGGAGCGTCTCCTTTTCAAGCCTCTCGCGCAGGTGACGCGACGTCATGTACGTGGCTTCTTTTCCGGCAAACGGACTTGTATTTACATAATAAATCATTGAAACCGTCGGACTATCGACGTGAATCCGCGGTAACGGTTTTGGATTTTCCTGTGAAGAAATCGTGTCGCCAATTGCCACGTTTGGAACGCCGGCTACGGCAATGATGTCACCCGCTTCAACTTTTTCGACTGGAACTTTTACCAAGCCGCGAAATGTGTATAGCGCGGAAAATTTCACGTTGTTAACGTTTTCCGTCTCGCCACATAGCGTATAGCTTTTATTCATTTCGAGCAATCCGTGTGAAAGCCGGCCGATGGCAATTTGTCCAACATAGGAATCATAATCGACGTTAGTGATTAAAAACTGCGGTTGTTCATTATCGTCTGCTTCTGGTCCAGGAGTGAATTCTAATATTGCATCGAAAAGCGGCTGTAGATTCTCCGAGCCATCATCCAATTTTTTATGTGCCACTCCCGTCTTCGCTTGTGTGTATCGAATTGGAAATCCAATCTGTTCGTCTGTTGCTCCAAGATCGATGAACAGGTCGTAAACTTCATTAACAACTTCATCGATCCGCGCATCCCGGCGATCGATTTTATTGATAACAAGAATGATTGGAAGTCCTTTTGCTAAGGCCTTTTTCAGTACGAATCGCGTCTGTGGTAAAGGTCCTTCACTGGCGTCCACCAGTAGCAATGCGCCATCCACCATGTTCAGGCTCCGCTCGACTTCGCCGCCGAAATCGGCATGCCCAGGCGTATCAACGATATTTATTTTGACTGAATTGTACCATATAGCCGTGTTTTTCGCTGAGATTGTTATGCCGCGTTCGCGCTCTAAATCCATCGAATCCATGACGCGTTCTTCAATGTGCTGATTTTCCCGGAATGTGCCGCTCTGTTTGAGCATTCCATCCACCAAAGTCGTTTTGCCGTGATCGACGTGAGCGATGATGGCGATGTTCCGTATATTTTGTTTTCTCATATTCTCGTTTCTAATGTGCTACTCAATTTTTCAAGCATCAAGTATACGAACTTTCAATGAAAATTTTATGAGATTTTCTATACTATTTATTCAATTATCTATCCCGTTTAAATTGCCAACAGTCATTTACTATTTAAAAAGCCTTCCGCACATTGCACGGAAGGCTTTTTGTGGAGTAACTAGATTTATTTACTTAATAAGGGTAATGTCGAAGTTTTCCGGTCTGCCGATCGGTTTCATTTCGATGCGGTGCTTCTTCATCGCCCGTTTCAATGCAATTTGCTCGAAAAACAGGTAAATGAGCGGCACAAGGATCAAAGTGAATATCGTTGCAAAGGTCAGACCGCCAATGACGGTTCTCGCCAGAGGTACCCA
This portion of the Candidatus Marinimicrobia bacterium CG08_land_8_20_14_0_20_45_22 genome encodes:
- a CDS encoding dCTP deaminase, with product MSVKSDRWIQEMSENYGMIEPFEKDQVSKGVISYGVSAYGYDMRIADEFKIFRGAGSKILDPKNFCDDFFEIFVGKECIIPANSFILARSVEYFRIPRNIITITSGKSTYARCGVIVNVTPFEPEWEGFVTISISNTSPLPVKLYAMEGIAQVIFLESDEICQISYADKKGKYQAQKMITTAKISE
- the typA gene encoding translational GTPase TypA, encoding MRKQNIRNIAIIAHVDHGKTTLVDGMLKQSGTFRENQHIEERVMDSMDLERERGITISAKNTAIWYNSVKINIVDTPGHADFGGEVERSLNMVDGALLLVDASEGPLPQTRFVLKKALAKGLPIILVINKIDRRDARIDEVVNEVYDLFIDLGATDEQIGFPIRYTQAKTGVAHKKLDDGSENLQPLFDAILEFTPGPEADDNEQPQFLITNVDYDSYVGQIAIGRLSHGLLEMNKSYTLCGETENVNNVKFSALYTFRGLVKVPVEKVEAGDIIAVAGVPNVAIGDTISSQENPKPLPRIHVDSPTVSMIYYVNTSPFAGKEATYMTSRHLRERLEKETLRNIAIQVNPIKERSDAFEVCGRGELQMAILIETMRREGYALMVSKPRVITIQRDGKVFEPVERVFIDVPQEYIGVVTEKLSIRKGRMTKLTNTGSGRVNLEIVIPTRGLIGFRSQFLTDTRGMGVMNTLIEGYEPWFGAIPQRSTGAMVADRQGRVTAYASFGMVDRGELFVAPGTEVYCGMIIGERNRPMDMNVNIAREKKLTNMRASTSDATVTLRPPRILTLDQSIEFIAEDELVEVTPQSVRLRKMELDPLKRYVMKKRECDGGQFDFNE